One window of the Periophthalmus magnuspinnatus isolate fPerMag1 chromosome 17, fPerMag1.2.pri, whole genome shotgun sequence genome contains the following:
- the LOC129457016 gene encoding NLR family CARD domain-containing protein 3-like, whose protein sequence is MEDKWAHGYMSTAQKGIGKDTRGAKHQLLVDRTVARDCRTRNTGVCRDKLKRHLQQRFSRVFEGVAKAGDSAPLTQIYTELYITEGGASEVNQEHEVRHMETASRRPASPETTITCEDLFKGCPHSQEPIRVVLTKGVAGVGKTILSQKFCLDWAEGRANQDLQLLFPFAFRELNVLRDTQFSLVGLMHHFFSSSKSLCNFQQLQVLFIFDGLDECRLPLDFNQAPVLADPTESVSVHILLVNLIRGSLLPSALLWLTTRPAAANQIPAECVSMVTEVRGFADPQKEQYFRKRFRDQATAVISHIKSIRSLHIMSHIPIFCWILSTVIQKLLEQTVTSELPQTLTQMYIHFLVVQAKVQNIKYHKGSGVDLHWTPETREMVRSLGKLAFEQLQKGNLIFYECDLSECGLDAAAASVYSGVFTQVFREELGLYQDKVYCFIHLSVQEFLAALHVHQTFTESGVNLLEVQQTSFLPRLFKNKTELCFLHRSAVDQALQSPNGHLDLFLRFLLGLSLPMNQSLLQSLLTQRRTDQANQKTVKYIKQKLNEKGLSAERSLNLLHCLNELNDHSLVKEIQQYMREGDFSRLNSPALWSALSFLLLSSDSNLEEFDLRKYQASETALLGLLPVVKASTKALLCGCGLSPHSCGPLASVLSSSSLTHLDLSHNDLQDSGVELLCSGLKSAPCRLETLRLSRCLVSERGGAALASALSSASSHLRELDLSYNHPGPSRELLTALRDDPHCPLQSLRLDPAGEQWMVPGLRKYSCEFSMDPNTAHRKLRLSKNKRAVTRVKMNQQYPDHEGRFTSCFQRNQTERRETRVCVWTQ, encoded by the exons ATGgaagataagtgggcacatggataCATGAGCACAGCCCAGAAGGGCATtggcaaagataccaggggagccaaacatCAGCTCCTGGTAGACCGAACAGTCGCCCGAGACTGCAGAACCC GAAATACTGGAGTTTGTAGAGATAAACTGAAGAGACATCTGCAGCAGAGGTTCAGCCGAGTGTTTGAGGGCGTGGCTAAAGCAGGAGACTCCGCCCCCCTGACCcagatctacacagagctctacatcacagagggaggagcctcagaggtcaaccaggaacatgaggtcagacacatggaGACTGCATCCAGGAGACCAGCTTCTCCAGAGACCACCATCACATGTGAAGACCTCTTTAAAGGCTGCCCACATTcacaagagccaatcagagtggTGCTGACAAAGGGTGTGGCCGGTGTGGGGAAAACAATTCTGAGTCAGAAGTTCTgtctggactgggctgaaggcaGAGCCAACCAGGACCTCCAGCTTCTGTTCCCGTTCGCTTTCAGAGAGCTCAATGTGCTCAGAGACACACAGTTCAGCCTGGTGGGACTGAtgcaccacttcttcagttcatcCAAAAGTCTCTGCAATTTCCAGCAGCtccaggtgctcttcatctttgacggtctggacgagtgcagacTTCCTCTGGACTTCAACCAAGCCCCAGTCCTGGCTGACCCCACTGAGTCTGTCTCAGTTCACATTCTGCTGGTAAATCTCATCAGGGGGAGCCTACTTCCCTCCGCTCTCCTGTGGTTAACCACGCGTCccgctgcagccaatcagatccctgctgagtgtgtctctatggtgacaGAGGTACGAGGTTTCGCTGACCCGCAGAAGGAGCAGTATTTCAGGAAGAGGTTCAGAGACCAGGCCACAGCCGTCATCTCCCACATCAAGAGCATCCGCAGCCTCCATATCATGAGCCACATCCCAATCTTCTGCTGGATCCTCTCCACAGTTATACAGAAGCTTCTGGAACAAACAGTGACATCAGAGCTGCCCCAGACTCTCACACAGATGtacatccacttcctggtggTACAGGCTAAAGTCCAGAACATTAAGTATCACAAGGGATCAGGGGTGGACCTTCACTGGACTCCAGAGACCAGGGAGATGGTGCGGtctctgggaaaactggcctttgagcagctgcagaaaggaaacctgatcttctacgagtgtgacctgagcgagtgtgggctggacgctgcagcggcctcagtgtactccggagtgttcacacaggtctttagagaggagctaggcctgtaccaggacaaagtctactgcttcatccatctgagtgtgcaggagtttctggctgctcttcacgTCCATCAGACCTTCACAGAGTCTGGAGTCAACCTGCTGGAGGTTCAGCAAACTTCTTTTCTTCCTCGATTGTtcaaaaacaagactgaactgTGTTTTCTACATCGCTCTGCTGTGGACCAGGCCTTACAGAGTCCAAACGGACACCTGGACCTGTTCCTGCGCTTCCTCCTGGGGCTGTCTCTGCCAATGAATCAGAGCCTGCTGCAGAGTCTGCTGACTCAGAGAAGAACTGACCAGGCCAATCAGAAGacagtaaaatacataaaacagaaGCTGAATGAAAAGGGTCTGTCTGCAGAGAGAAGCCTGAActtgctccactgtctgaacgAGCTGAACGACCACAGTCTGGTGAAGGAGATACAGCAGTACATGAGAGAAGGAGATTTCTCCAGGTTAAATTCTCCTGCTCTGTGGTCGGCTCTGTCCTTCTTGTTACTGTCCTCAGACTCAAACCTAGAGGAGTTTGACTTGAGGAAATACCAGGCCTCAGAGACAGCTCTCCTGGGTCTGCTGCCAGTGGTCAAAGCCTCCACCAAAGCCCT tctttGTGGCTGTGGCCTGTCCCCTCACAGCTGTGGTCCTttggcctcagtcctcagctcctccagtctcacacacctggatctcagtcacaacgacctccaggactcaggagtggagctgctgtgttctgggCTAAAGAGTGCTCCCTGCAGATTGGAGACTCTCAG gctgtctCGATGTCTGGTCTCAGAGAGGGGTGGggctgctctggcctcagctctgagctccgcCTCCTCGCATTTGAGAGAGttagacctgagctacaaccatCCAGGACCCTCAAGAGAACTCCTGACCGCTCTACGGGACGACCCCCATTGCCCCCTGCAGTCTCTCAG gttggATCCTGCTGGAGAACAGTGGATGGTCCCAGGTCTGAGGAAGT ATTCCTGTGAGTTTTCTATGGATCCAAACACAGCGCACAGAAAACTCAGGCTGTCTAAGAACAAACGAGCAGTGACCCGTGTGAAAATGAACCAGCAGTATCCAGATCATGAGGGTAGATTTACAAGCTGCTTTCAG AGGAATCagacggagaggagagagaccagAGTGTGCGTTTGGACGCAATGA
- the LOC129456150 gene encoding NLR family CARD domain-containing protein 3-like isoform X1, with product MDSSSDSSSYNMEPPGPGHWSKPRPKPAPSSVSLKSDRSKGYVPDFREAPPEDQSSYNMEPPGPGHWSKPRPKPAPSSVSLKSDRSKGYVPDFREAPPEDQSSYNMEPPGPGPGSKPRPKPAPSSVSLNSDHSKDLVPNFSDAPPKEQRSYNMEPPRPGPRSKPRPKPAPSSVFLKSDHSKGYPPNFREAPPEDQREPGPKEQLDSIFRRLEENVLTFVKKQLQRLHRLLASDYPECSESEEEEQSSREAVLNITLDFLRRMDQEQLAQRLQDRNSVGVCKDKLKRHLQQRFSRVFEGVAKAGDSTPLTQIYTELYITEGGASEVNQEHEVRHMETASRRPASPETTITCEDLFKARPHSPEPIRTVLTKGVAGVGKTVLTQKFCLDWAEGRANQNLQLLFPFTFRELNVLRDTQFSLVGLMHHFFSSSKSLYSFQQLQVMFIFDGLDECRLPLDFSRTQVLTDPTESTSVHVLLINLIRGNMLPSAHLWITTRPAAASQIPDECISMMTEVRGFTDLQKEQYFRKRFRDQATAVISHIKSIRSLYIMCHIPIFCWILSTVIQKLLEQTQESELPRTLTQMYIHFLVVQAKVQNIKYHKGSGVDFHWTPETREMVRSLGKLAFEQLQKRNLIFYESDLSECGLDAAVASVYSGVFTQVFREEPGLYQDKVYCFIHLSVQEFLAALHIHQTFTKSGVNLLEVQQTSFLPRLFKNKTELIFLYRSAVDQALQSPNGHLDLFLRFLLGLSLPTNQSLLQGLLTQTGSDQLNQESVKYIKQKLNEKSLTVERSLNLLHCLNELNDNSLVQQIQRSMTEGLLSLLSSPAQWSALSFLLLSSESDLEEFDLRKYCSSETALLGLLLVVKACTKALLIGCGLSPHSCGPLASVLSSSSLTHLDLSHNNLQDSGVEQLCAGLQSAPCRLKTLSLCGCGLSPHSSDPLASVLSSSSLTHLDLSHNDLQDSGVEKLCFGLKNPPCRLETLRLSGCLVSERGGAALVSALSSAPFRLRALDLSYNHPGPSAELLTAVWHNPDCPLQSLRLDPAGEQWMVPGLRKYSCEFSLDPNTAHRKLKLSKDKQTVTCAREEQQYPDHEDRFTDWYQVLSCTGLKGCCYWEVQWSGCAEIAVSYKGIRRRGETEDCRLGDSDQSWSLRALNGRYYFCHNRQTALSSSFFSSFSSRHSGRVSVFLDSEAGSLSFFEVRIDGELFHLHTFSSSFTEPLFPGFGFGELEEGDSVSVVDLR from the exons ctcctacaacaTGGAGCCACCTGGACCTGGTCCCGGGTCTAAACCCAGACCTAAACCTGCTcccagctctgtgtctctgaatAGTGACCACTCCAAAGACCTTGTTCCAAACTTCAGCGACGCTCCCCCTAAAGAGCAGAG GTCCTACAACATGGAGCCACCTAGACCTGgccccaggtctaaacccagacctAAACCTGCTCCCAGCTCTGTGTTTCTGAAAAGTGACCACTCCAAAGGCTATCCTCCAAACTTTAGAGAAGCTCCTCCTGAAGACCAGAG GGAGCCAGGCCCAAAGGAGCAGCTGGACTCCATATTCAGG CGTCTGGAGGAGAACGTCCTGACTTTTGTCAAAAAGCAGCTGCAGAGGCTCCACAGGCTCCTGGCCtcagattacccagaatgctctgagagtgaggaggaggagcagagcagcagagaggcGGTTCTGAACATCACCCTGGACTTCCTGAGGAGGATGGACCAGGAGCAGCTGGCTCAGCGCCTGCAGGACA gaAACAGTGTTGGAGTTTGTAAAGATAAACTGAAGAGACATCTGCAGCAGAGGTTCAGCCGAGTGTTTGAGGGCGTGGCTAAAGCAGGAGACTCCACCCCCCTGACCcagatctacacagagctctacatcacagagggCGGAGCCTCAGAGgtcaaccaggaacatgaggtcagacacatggaGACTGCATCCAGGAGACCAGCTTCTCCAGAGACCACCATCACATGTGAAGACCTCTTTAAAGCCCGCCCACATTCAccagagccaatcagaacggTGCTAACAAAGGGCGTGGCCGGTGTAGGGAAAACAGTGCTGACTCAGAAGTTCTGTCTGGACTGGGCTGAGGGCAGAGCCAACCAGAACCTCCAGCTGCTGTTCCCGTTCACTTTCAGAGAGCTCAATGTGCTCAGAGACACACAGTTCAGCCTGGTGGGACTGAtgcaccacttcttcagttcatcCAAAAGTCTCTATAGCTTCCAACAGCTCCAGGTGATGTTCATCTTTGACggtctggacgagtgcagacTTCCTCTGGACTTCAGCCGAACTCAGGTCCTGACTGACCCCACAGAGTCCACCTCAGTGCATGTGCTGCTGATAAACCTCATCAGGGGGAACATGCTTCCCTCTGCTCATCTGTGGATAACCACACGTCCTGCTGCGGCCAGTCAGATCCCTGATGAATGCATCTCCATGATGACAGAAGTGCGAGGATTCACTGACCTGCAGAAGGAGCAGTATTTCAGGAAGAGGTTCAGAGACCAGGCCACAGCCGTCATCTCCCATATCAAGAGCATCCGCAGCCTCTACATCATGTGTCACATCCCGATCTTCTGCTGGATCCTCTCCACAGTTATACAGAAGCTTCTGGAACAGACACAGGAATCAGAGCTGCCCCGGACTCTCACACAGATGtacatccacttcctggtggTGCAAGCCAAAGTCCAGAACATTAAGTATCACAAGGGATCTGGGGTGGACTTTCATTGGACTCCAGAGACCAGGGAGATGGTGCGGtctctgggaaaactggcctttgagcagctgcagaaaaGAAACCTGATCTTCTACGAGTCTGACCTGAGCGAGTGTGGGCTGGACGCTGCAGTGGCCTCAGTGTACTCCggagtgttcacacaggtctttagagaggagccaggcctgtaccaggacaaggtctactgcttcatccatctgagtgtgcaggagtttctggctgctcttcacATCCATCAGACCTTCACAAAGTCTGGAGTCAACCTGCTGGAGGTTCAGCAAACTTCTTTTCTTCCTCGACTGTttaaaaacaagactgaactgATTTTCTTATACCGCTCTGCTGTGGACCAGGCCTTACAGAGTCCAAACGGACACCTGGACCTGTTCCTGCGCTTCCTCCTGGGGCTGTCTCTGCCAACCAATCAGAGCCTGCTGCAGGGTCTGCTGACtcagacaggaagtgaccagCTCAATCAAGAGTCAGTAAAATACATCAAACAGAAACTGAACGAAAAGAGTCTGACTGTCGAAAGAAGCTTgaacctgctccactgtctgaatgaGCTGAATGACAACAGTCTggtacagcagatacagagatcCATGACAGAAGGATTACTCTCCTTGTTAAGTTCTCCTGCTCAGTGGTCGGCCCTGTCCTTCCTGTTATTGTCCTCAGAGTCAGACCTGGAGGAGTTTGACCTGAGGAAATATTGTTCCTCAGAGACAGCTCTCCTGGgtctgctgctggtggtgaaaGCCTGCACCAAAGCCCT tctgaTTGGTTGTGGCCTGTCCCCTCACAGCTGTGGtcctctggcctcagtcctcagctcctccagtctcactcacctggatctcagtcacaacaacctccaggactcaggagtggagcAGCTGTGTGCTGGActgcagagcgccccctgcagactgAAGACTCTCAG TCTTTGTGGCTGTGGCCTGTCCCCTCACAGCTCTGAtcctctggcctcagtcctcagctcctccagtctcacacacctggatctcAGTCACAACGACCTCCAAGACTCAGGAGTGGAGAAGCTGTGTTTTGGACTGAAGAACCCCCCCTGCAGACTGGAGACTCTCAG GCTGTCTGGATGTCTGGTCTcagagaggggcggggctgctCTGGTCTCAGCTCTGAGCTCTGCCCCCTTCCGTCTGAGAGCAttagacctgagctacaaccatCCAGGACCCTCAGCTGAGCTCCTGACTGCTGTTTGGCACAACCCTGACTGTCCCCTGCAGTCTCTCAG gttggATCCTGCTGGAGAACAGTGGATGGTCCCAGGTCTGAGGAAGT ATTCCTGTGAGTTTTctctggatccaaacacagctcacagaaaactcaaactgtcTAAGGACAAACAGACAGTGACCTGTGcgagagaggagcagcagtaTCCAGATCATGAGGACAGATTTACAGACTGGTATCAGGTCCTTAGCTGCACTGGCCTGAAGGGgtgctgttactgggaggtgcAGTGGAGCGGTTGTGCTGAAATAGCAGTGAGTTACAAAGGAATCagacggagaggagagacagaggactgTAGGCTTGGAGATAGtgatcagtcctggagtctgAGAGCCTTAAATGGACGTTACTATTTCTGTCACAACAGACAAAcagccctctcctcctctttcttctcctccttttcctcccgtCACTCAGGTCGAGTGTCTGTGTTCCTGGACTCTGAGGCTGGTTCTCTGTCCTTCTTTGAGGTCCGCATAGATGGGGAACTGTTCCACCTCCACACCTTCAGCTCTTCCTTCACTGAGCCTCTGTTTCCTGGGTTTGGGTTTGGAGAGTTGGAGGAAGgtgactctgtgtctgtggtggATCTGAGATGA
- the LOC129456150 gene encoding NLR family CARD domain-containing protein 3-like isoform X3: protein MSDNNINGAVTRKSHLTPKGYPPNFREAPPEDQSSYNMEPPGPGPGSKPRPKPAPSSVSLNSDHSKDLVPNFSDAPPKEQRSYNMEPPRPGPRSKPRPKPAPSSVFLKSDHSKGYPPNFREAPPEDQREPGPKEQLDSIFRRLEENVLTFVKKQLQRLHRLLASDYPECSESEEEEQSSREAVLNITLDFLRRMDQEQLAQRLQDRNSVGVCKDKLKRHLQQRFSRVFEGVAKAGDSTPLTQIYTELYITEGGASEVNQEHEVRHMETASRRPASPETTITCEDLFKARPHSPEPIRTVLTKGVAGVGKTVLTQKFCLDWAEGRANQNLQLLFPFTFRELNVLRDTQFSLVGLMHHFFSSSKSLYSFQQLQVMFIFDGLDECRLPLDFSRTQVLTDPTESTSVHVLLINLIRGNMLPSAHLWITTRPAAASQIPDECISMMTEVRGFTDLQKEQYFRKRFRDQATAVISHIKSIRSLYIMCHIPIFCWILSTVIQKLLEQTQESELPRTLTQMYIHFLVVQAKVQNIKYHKGSGVDFHWTPETREMVRSLGKLAFEQLQKRNLIFYESDLSECGLDAAVASVYSGVFTQVFREEPGLYQDKVYCFIHLSVQEFLAALHIHQTFTKSGVNLLEVQQTSFLPRLFKNKTELIFLYRSAVDQALQSPNGHLDLFLRFLLGLSLPTNQSLLQGLLTQTGSDQLNQESVKYIKQKLNEKSLTVERSLNLLHCLNELNDNSLVQQIQRSMTEGLLSLLSSPAQWSALSFLLLSSESDLEEFDLRKYCSSETALLGLLLVVKACTKALLIGCGLSPHSCGPLASVLSSSSLTHLDLSHNNLQDSGVEQLCAGLQSAPCRLKTLSLCGCGLSPHSSDPLASVLSSSSLTHLDLSHNDLQDSGVEKLCFGLKNPPCRLETLRLSGCLVSERGGAALVSALSSAPFRLRALDLSYNHPGPSAELLTAVWHNPDCPLQSLRLDPAGEQWMVPGLRKYSCEFSLDPNTAHRKLKLSKDKQTVTCAREEQQYPDHEDRFTDWYQVLSCTGLKGCCYWEVQWSGCAEIAVSYKGIRRRGETEDCRLGDSDQSWSLRALNGRYYFCHNRQTALSSSFFSSFSSRHSGRVSVFLDSEAGSLSFFEVRIDGELFHLHTFSSSFTEPLFPGFGFGELEEGDSVSVVDLR, encoded by the exons ctcctacaacaTGGAGCCACCTGGACCTGGTCCCGGGTCTAAACCCAGACCTAAACCTGCTcccagctctgtgtctctgaatAGTGACCACTCCAAAGACCTTGTTCCAAACTTCAGCGACGCTCCCCCTAAAGAGCAGAG GTCCTACAACATGGAGCCACCTAGACCTGgccccaggtctaaacccagacctAAACCTGCTCCCAGCTCTGTGTTTCTGAAAAGTGACCACTCCAAAGGCTATCCTCCAAACTTTAGAGAAGCTCCTCCTGAAGACCAGAG GGAGCCAGGCCCAAAGGAGCAGCTGGACTCCATATTCAGG CGTCTGGAGGAGAACGTCCTGACTTTTGTCAAAAAGCAGCTGCAGAGGCTCCACAGGCTCCTGGCCtcagattacccagaatgctctgagagtgaggaggaggagcagagcagcagagaggcGGTTCTGAACATCACCCTGGACTTCCTGAGGAGGATGGACCAGGAGCAGCTGGCTCAGCGCCTGCAGGACA gaAACAGTGTTGGAGTTTGTAAAGATAAACTGAAGAGACATCTGCAGCAGAGGTTCAGCCGAGTGTTTGAGGGCGTGGCTAAAGCAGGAGACTCCACCCCCCTGACCcagatctacacagagctctacatcacagagggCGGAGCCTCAGAGgtcaaccaggaacatgaggtcagacacatggaGACTGCATCCAGGAGACCAGCTTCTCCAGAGACCACCATCACATGTGAAGACCTCTTTAAAGCCCGCCCACATTCAccagagccaatcagaacggTGCTAACAAAGGGCGTGGCCGGTGTAGGGAAAACAGTGCTGACTCAGAAGTTCTGTCTGGACTGGGCTGAGGGCAGAGCCAACCAGAACCTCCAGCTGCTGTTCCCGTTCACTTTCAGAGAGCTCAATGTGCTCAGAGACACACAGTTCAGCCTGGTGGGACTGAtgcaccacttcttcagttcatcCAAAAGTCTCTATAGCTTCCAACAGCTCCAGGTGATGTTCATCTTTGACggtctggacgagtgcagacTTCCTCTGGACTTCAGCCGAACTCAGGTCCTGACTGACCCCACAGAGTCCACCTCAGTGCATGTGCTGCTGATAAACCTCATCAGGGGGAACATGCTTCCCTCTGCTCATCTGTGGATAACCACACGTCCTGCTGCGGCCAGTCAGATCCCTGATGAATGCATCTCCATGATGACAGAAGTGCGAGGATTCACTGACCTGCAGAAGGAGCAGTATTTCAGGAAGAGGTTCAGAGACCAGGCCACAGCCGTCATCTCCCATATCAAGAGCATCCGCAGCCTCTACATCATGTGTCACATCCCGATCTTCTGCTGGATCCTCTCCACAGTTATACAGAAGCTTCTGGAACAGACACAGGAATCAGAGCTGCCCCGGACTCTCACACAGATGtacatccacttcctggtggTGCAAGCCAAAGTCCAGAACATTAAGTATCACAAGGGATCTGGGGTGGACTTTCATTGGACTCCAGAGACCAGGGAGATGGTGCGGtctctgggaaaactggcctttgagcagctgcagaaaaGAAACCTGATCTTCTACGAGTCTGACCTGAGCGAGTGTGGGCTGGACGCTGCAGTGGCCTCAGTGTACTCCggagtgttcacacaggtctttagagaggagccaggcctgtaccaggacaaggtctactgcttcatccatctgagtgtgcaggagtttctggctgctcttcacATCCATCAGACCTTCACAAAGTCTGGAGTCAACCTGCTGGAGGTTCAGCAAACTTCTTTTCTTCCTCGACTGTttaaaaacaagactgaactgATTTTCTTATACCGCTCTGCTGTGGACCAGGCCTTACAGAGTCCAAACGGACACCTGGACCTGTTCCTGCGCTTCCTCCTGGGGCTGTCTCTGCCAACCAATCAGAGCCTGCTGCAGGGTCTGCTGACtcagacaggaagtgaccagCTCAATCAAGAGTCAGTAAAATACATCAAACAGAAACTGAACGAAAAGAGTCTGACTGTCGAAAGAAGCTTgaacctgctccactgtctgaatgaGCTGAATGACAACAGTCTggtacagcagatacagagatcCATGACAGAAGGATTACTCTCCTTGTTAAGTTCTCCTGCTCAGTGGTCGGCCCTGTCCTTCCTGTTATTGTCCTCAGAGTCAGACCTGGAGGAGTTTGACCTGAGGAAATATTGTTCCTCAGAGACAGCTCTCCTGGgtctgctgctggtggtgaaaGCCTGCACCAAAGCCCT tctgaTTGGTTGTGGCCTGTCCCCTCACAGCTGTGGtcctctggcctcagtcctcagctcctccagtctcactcacctggatctcagtcacaacaacctccaggactcaggagtggagcAGCTGTGTGCTGGActgcagagcgccccctgcagactgAAGACTCTCAG TCTTTGTGGCTGTGGCCTGTCCCCTCACAGCTCTGAtcctctggcctcagtcctcagctcctccagtctcacacacctggatctcAGTCACAACGACCTCCAAGACTCAGGAGTGGAGAAGCTGTGTTTTGGACTGAAGAACCCCCCCTGCAGACTGGAGACTCTCAG GCTGTCTGGATGTCTGGTCTcagagaggggcggggctgctCTGGTCTCAGCTCTGAGCTCTGCCCCCTTCCGTCTGAGAGCAttagacctgagctacaaccatCCAGGACCCTCAGCTGAGCTCCTGACTGCTGTTTGGCACAACCCTGACTGTCCCCTGCAGTCTCTCAG gttggATCCTGCTGGAGAACAGTGGATGGTCCCAGGTCTGAGGAAGT ATTCCTGTGAGTTTTctctggatccaaacacagctcacagaaaactcaaactgtcTAAGGACAAACAGACAGTGACCTGTGcgagagaggagcagcagtaTCCAGATCATGAGGACAGATTTACAGACTGGTATCAGGTCCTTAGCTGCACTGGCCTGAAGGGgtgctgttactgggaggtgcAGTGGAGCGGTTGTGCTGAAATAGCAGTGAGTTACAAAGGAATCagacggagaggagagacagaggactgTAGGCTTGGAGATAGtgatcagtcctggagtctgAGAGCCTTAAATGGACGTTACTATTTCTGTCACAACAGACAAAcagccctctcctcctctttcttctcctccttttcctcccgtCACTCAGGTCGAGTGTCTGTGTTCCTGGACTCTGAGGCTGGTTCTCTGTCCTTCTTTGAGGTCCGCATAGATGGGGAACTGTTCCACCTCCACACCTTCAGCTCTTCCTTCACTGAGCCTCTGTTTCCTGGGTTTGGGTTTGGAGAGTTGGAGGAAGgtgactctgtgtctgtggtggATCTGAGATGA